A part of Ziziphus jujuba cultivar Dongzao chromosome 8, ASM3175591v1 genomic DNA contains:
- the LOC107435948 gene encoding uncharacterized protein LOC107435948: MECFGTIKTWIIGKVADYTVIPVGSQLGYIFHYNRNVGKLIAETQDLKLVKVRMHHLVDDAKSKGEEIHGGFKDLLNQVDDIMKEAKKILGDENYIQIKCTFQNLVEIYKVSKKAKKMCESIVKIKCEIRFDNISYFPKMQINFGSKDYIAFDTRKEIVCGIMEALGDVSIKMVGVYGIPGVGKTTLVKEISKRVLVQKLFDQTVLINVSHNPNLEKIQKQVADKLDVELDEKIGLSGKALQLRNRLKDEKKFLIILDDVWEELNLLDIGIVFDSHQSGCKILLTSRFQQVLQTDMRVEHNFEVEILSEDEAWNWFSHIVGNLPNDPSFTDCGTKIIKQCGGLPISIATISHALKSRGLYSWRNALEELENSNPQSEKMHSLIKLCYECVESREAKSLLLLCALHEEGATIEIKRLMRYGMGLDMFEGVWTWKAMTKRVPSLVSELKDRCLLLDGDDLVTVKMHNVIREAAISIAKESHMFCLRDGAEVEDCLEKKRLAYSMAISLPNGFVDQLVCENLEYKQLGLMWMQENKASQIPEWFFERAKAHRVLTICNQNLGVLPPSLCFLQNLSTLFLCGCKLADVSLIGDLSNLEILDLSESSIKELPRQIGQLSRLRMLDLSCCEELRVIHPNVISKLTRLEELSMGGTYPNWNQVEVDNGEKRSASLIELKELAQLTSLDLEIPDIKILPKDLFSDKLERYKICIEEEEDDDDDGEDFDDDDDVVADLSQTATIRVFAITLKDKKSNITQEHGLEVLLKKSHFLYLNGLEDVANIVYELDKKGLPELKWFCLINVDKIQYLVNSTGSIHPCSAFGSLESLWLNNLMNLEKICHGELPVKSFQRLRVIKVRGCMKLKNLLPFSIAKQPEKIKIVDCEMMEEIFTHANDQGKEEELEEFPQLCSLTLRNVSKLTQFCSKLKKVHWADKKEEQLIVDSDFVSFFNEKLSFPNLETMELSGCNFKKIWDNQPPSSSNSFCNLTALLVKSCKFLKNLFSSAMATSFVQLCSLDISDCGMMEEVISRNEKTDKMSFPKLSHLKLQKLPNLVTFCSEIFIEFPVLIGLCIEDCPKFKNFISKSKEKCYTTMPSFFNENRVSFPKLKTFELSGCHLDKIWDDQFLPSSTCFCNLTTMVVKNCDFLKNLFPSSMAASFEQLCYLEISDCWDMEEIMSRNETMDNMSFPKLGHMKLQNLPELVTFSSSIYIEFPVLTGLCIEDCPEFKTFSSNSEVEKLRTTMTSIFNENVAFPKLNSLKIKGIDELKMIWQNEFGTADSFCKLEEVKVEYCDNLMKIFPSNMKRRLCNLTRLEIRDCEMVEEVFEVQKPNVEETSNIIPSKLILSSLENLSELNSMWNKDPQGSLTFPHLKEVVVSKCPSLKSIFPCSIAKGLLHLQRLDIWDCGVEEIVAMEEGLGSTIQPEFSFPRLEEMELINLPDLVCFYRGLHTSSLPLLRALVVENCEEMKALALEFFSFKETQGSAYNDMQIQQPLFYQKLHQPSSTSLHNLTKLAVIGCDYLEYLFSSLVATSFVQLYSLEIRDCEMIEEIMINKERIDKVSFPKLNHLKLQNLPSLTSFSSAVFTDFPMLAKFSIEDCPEFHTFISKSEENIFTTMPLSLFNEKVTFPSLNYVKIVRIDKVKMIWDNEHVTPDSFCKLEEVKVRSCKNLMRIFPSGMQRKLHNLTWLDIDDCEMVEEVFEIQMSNVEEPNDITTATQLKHMDLRRLSNLKYVWSKDPQGTLTFPNLIKVVTYKCPSLKSIFPPSVAKELFQLHKLHIQNCGIEEIVGKEEALETVPPRFVFPQLEEMMLLNLPNLVTFYPGLHASSWPSLRKLDVKDCMEVKIFALELFNFRVDKVHCDIPFQQPLFFVEKVELPIVMMINQCQLSNADFLGKLEEMNVYNCKSLTKMFSSNISRRLHNLRKLVISNCEMLEVVFEVEIANVHQETSKTAPLHLKELKLALLPKLKHVWSKDPQGTVSLQDLQRVDALECRSLKNLFPPSVAKNLVQLRELYITKCGIQEIVAEEEGLEAAPHKFVFPQLEVMILVNLPNLVSFYPGLHTSSWPSLRKIDVVDCIKVKVFASEFNFQETHEFGIHQDSPWPLFLVEQTRTLQVRLPSMMLISHQKLTAHIFGKLEEIIVCNCKSLTKMFSSNILRSLHNLRKLFIRNCEMMEEVFEIEIANDHHQQTSETTPIHLKEMRLQFLPKLNHVWSKDPQGTLTFQDLLRVEALGCKSLKSLFPASVAQNLPQLQGLHVTNCGIEQIVAKEEVLLDTVPSFVFPQLQSLTLQHLPNLVSFYPGLHTLKWPMLRWLQVAYFMKVKYLSLNSLSFQETCGLIHQDISCQEPLFAIDKVTIASQYVDQERLVGDEEECGGTLSQLSGLRLYDMPNLMHLRDESSQLGRGFQNLVDLDIFKCGRLKKLVSSSMSFQNLISLRVSQCHGMLSLLTSQTAKSMARLERLSICGCKRMTEIIADTEESDDMEGEIVFGRLKTLTLYYLPSLSSFYSGKYMIGFPDLESVFVNRCFEMQSFSRHGNIIASPKLHKVVLDYDKTVSTYSSLINSTISHYWKSHPSTALHKLFRQECGL, encoded by the exons ATGGAGTGTTTTGGTACCATCAAGACTTGGATTATTGGAAAGGTAGCGGATTACACAGTTATACCGGTTGGCTCTCAGCTAGGCTATATCTTCCACTACAACCGCAATGTAGGCAAGCTGATAGCAGAAACTCAGGATTTGAAGCTTGTGAAAGTGAGGATGCATCATTTGGTTGATgatgctaaaagtaaaggtgaaGAAATTCATGGTGGTTTCAAGGACTTGCTAAACCAAGTGGATGACATCATGAAAGAAGCCAAAAAGATTTTAGGGGATGAAAACTACATACAGATCAAGTGTACTTTTCAGAATCTGGTGGAAATATATAAAGTCAGTAAGAAAGCCAAGAAGATGTGTGAATCTATTGTCAAAATCAAATGTGAGATTAGATTTGACAACATTTCTTACTTTCCCAAAATGCAAATCAATTTTGGAAGTAAAGATTACATAGCCTTTGACACAAGAAAGGAAATTGTGTGTGGAATTATGGAGGCCCTGGGAGATGTTAGCATTAAAATGGTTGGGGTGTATGGCATACCTGGTGTTGGCAAAACCACACTTGTTAAAGAAATTTCGAAACGGGTtttagtacaaaaattattCGATCAAACCGTTTTGATTAATGTATCACACAATCCAAACCTTGAAAAGATTCAAAAACAAGTTGCTGACAAGTTGGATGTAGAACTTGATGAGAAAATTGGCCTATCTGGAAAAGCACTTCAACTACGAAATCGATTGAAGGATGAAAAGAAGTTCCTCATAATTCTAGATGATGTTTGGGAAGAACTAAACCTTTTGGACATCGGAATAGTTTTCGATAGTCATCAAAGCGGATGCAAGATATTGTTAACATCTAGATTTCAGCAAGTGTTGCAAACTGATATGAGAGTTGAACACAATTTCGAAGTTGAAATTCTTTCAGAAGATGAAGCATGGAACTGGTTCAGCCATATAGTAGGCAATTTGCCTAATGATCCTAGTTTCACAGACTGTGGAACTAAAATTATCAAACAGTGTGGAGGCTTACCAATTTCCATTGCAACAATTTCACATGCGTTGAAAAGCCGTGGCTTGTACTCATGGAGAAATGCCTTGGAAGAACTAGAGAATTCCAACCCACAGAGTGAAAAGATGCACTCTCTTATCAAACTATGTTATGAATGTGTGGAGAGTAGAGAAGCAAAATCATTACTTTTGCTTTGTGCTCTGCATGAAGAAGGTGCAACGATAGAAATAAAACGTTTGATGAGATATGGCATGGGCTTGGATATGTTTGAAGGCGTTTGGACATGGAAAGCAATGACAAAAAGGGTGCCTAGTTTGGTCAGTGAACTTAAAGATCGCTGCCTGTTGTTGGACGGTGATGATCTAGTTACAGTTAAAATGCATAATGTCATTCGAGAGGCTGCCATATCAATTGCAAAAGAAAGTCATATGTTTTGTTTAAGAGATGGTGCTGAGGTAGAAGATTGTCTAGAGAAGAAAAGACTTGCATACTCAATGGCAATCTCTCTACCTAATGGATTTGTAGATCAGCTAGTTTGTGAAAACTTAGAATATAAACAGCTTGGGTTAATGTGGATGCAAGAAAACAAGGCTTCACAAATCCCAGAATGGTTTTTTGAGAGAGCAAAAGCGCATAGAGTTTTAACTATCTGTAATCAAAATCTGGGAGTGTTACCTCCATCTTTATGTTTCTTGCAAAATCTTTCTACATTGTTTCTTTGTGGTTGTAAACTGGCAGATGTATCTTTAATTGGTGACCTCAGCAACTTAGAAATTCTTGACCTTTCAGAATCTTCTATCAAGGAACTGCCAAGACAAATTGGTCAACTAAGTCGTCTACGCATGTTAGATCTGAGTTGTTGTGAAGAGCTTAGAGTGATCCATCCCAATGTCATATCAAAGTTGACACGTTTAGAAGAATTGAGTATGGGTGGCACTTATCCAAATTGGAATCAAGTTGAAGTAGACAATGGGGAAAAAAGAAGTGCCAGTCTTATTGAGCTAAAGGAGTTGGCTCAGCTGACTAGTTTGGATTTAGAAATACCTGACATCAAGATACTGCCGAAAGACCTATTTAGTGACAAATTGGAGCGGTATAAGATTTgcatagaagaagaagaagacgatgatgatgatggtgaagatttcgatgatgatgatgatgtagtTGCAGATCTTTCTCAAACCGCAACTATTAGAGTTTTTGCAATAACACTCAAAGACAAGAAAAGCAACATAACACAAGAGCATGGTCTCGAAGTTTTGTTGAAAAAGTCTCATTTCTTGTATTTAAATGGATTGGAGGATGTGGCTAATATTGTTTATGAATTAGATAAAAAGGGCCTTCCGGAATTGAAGTGGTTTTGCTTGATAAATGTTGACAAGATTCAGTACCTGGTTAACTCCACAGGAAGCATTCATCCTTGCAGTGCATTTGGCAGCTTAGAGTCACTGTGGCTTAACAATTTGATGAACCTTGAAAAGATTTGTCATGGAGAACTCCCAGTGAAGTCTTTCCAAAGATTGAGAGTTATCAAAGTAAGAGGTTGcatgaaattgaaaaatctCTTGCCATTCTCCATTGCTAAACAGCCtgagaaaattaaaatagttgATTGCGAGATGATGGAGGAGATATTTACTCATGCGAATGACCAGGGGAAGGAGGAGGAACTTGAAGAGTTTCCGCAATTGTGCTCTTTGACACTGAGAAACGTATCAAAGCTAACCCAATTCTGTTCCAAATTGAAGAAAGTTCATTGGGCTGATAAGAAAGAAGAACAGTTGATCGTAGATTCAGACTTTGTAtcttttttcaatgagaag cttTCTTTTCCCAATTTAGAAACTATGGAACTCTCCGGATGTAATTTCAAGAAAATATGGGACAATCAGCCTCCATCAAGCTCTAATTCTTTCTGTAACCTAACAGCATTGCTTGTAAAAAGCTGCAAGTTTTTGAAGAATCTGTTTTCATCTGCTATGGCGACAAGCTTTGTACAACTTTGCTCTCTTGATATAAGTGACTGTGGAATGATGGAAGAAGTAATAAGCAGGAATGAAAAGACGGATAAGATGTCATTCCCTAAACTTAGTCATTTGAAGCTACAGAAACTTCCAAACTTGGTGACTTTCTGCTCTGAAATTTTCATAGAGTTTCCAGTGTTGATTGGACTTTGCATTGAGGATTgtcctaaatttaaaaatttcatttccaAGTCAAAAGAGAAGTGCTACACCACCATGCCATCTTTCTTCAATGAAAAT CGAGTATCCTTTCCCAAGTTGAAGACCTTTGAACTATCCGGATGCCATTTGGACAAGATATGGGATGATCAGTTTCTACCAAGCTCTACATGTTTCTGCAACTTAACAACAATGGTAGTAAAAAACTGtgattttttaaagaatttatttCCATCTTCTATGGCAGCAAGTTTTGAACAACTCTGTTACCTTGAAATAAGTGATTGCTGGGATATGGAAGAAATAATGAGCAGAAATGAAACAATGGATAATATGTCATTCCCGAAACTGGGTCACATGAAGCTACAAAATCTTCCAGAGCTTGTGACATTTTCGTCTTCAATTTACATTGAATTTCCAGTCTTAACTGGACTCTGCATTGAGGATTGTCCTGAATTTAAGACTTTCAGTTCCAACTCAGAAGTCGAAAAACTCCGCACCACCATGACatctatttttaatgaaaat GTTGCATTCCCGAAACTGAACAGTTTAAAGATTAAAGGCATCGATGAATTGAAGATGATATGGCAGAACGAATTTGGTACTGCAGATTCGTTTTGCAAATTGGAAGAAGTGAAAGTTGAATATTGTGATAATCTAATGAAGATATTTCCATCTAATATGAAGAGAAGACTCTGCAATCTAACAAGGTTGGAAATAAGAGATTGTGAAATGGTAGAAGAGGTATTTGAAGTCCAAAAGCCAAATGTTGAAGAAACAAGCAATATAATACCCTCTAAGTTGATCCTTTCGAGTTTGGAAAATTTATCTGAACTGAATTCTATGTGGAATAAAGATCCTCAGGGATCTCTTACTTTCCCACATCTCAAGGAAGTGGTAGTTTCTAAATGTCCAAGTCTGAAATCAATTTTTCCATGTTCCATTGCAAAAGGTCTTTTACACCTTCAAAGACTCGATATTTGGGATTGTGGGGTAGAAGAAATTGTTGCCATGGAGGAAGGATTAGGGAGTACGATACAGCCTGAGTTTTCATTCCCTCGACTGGAGGAAATGGAGCTGATTAATTTGCCAGATCTTGTGTGTTTCTATCGAGGACTACATACATCTAGTCTGCCTTTACTAAGAGCCTTAGTTGTAGAAAACTGTGAGGAAATGAAGGCTTTGGCTTTGGAGTTCTTCAGCTTCAAAGAAACACAAGGGTCAGCGTATAATGATATGCAGATTCAGCAACCATTATTTTATCAGAAG CTTCATCAACCAAGCTCTACTTCTTTGCATAACTTAACAAAATTGGCTGTAATTGGCTGTGATTATCTGGAATATCTATTTTCATCTCTTGTGGCAACAAGTTTTGTTCAACTCTATTCCCTTGAGATAAGAGACTGTGAGATGATCGAAGAAATAATGATCAACAAAGAAAGAATCGACAAGGTGTCATTCCCCAAGCTAAATCATCTGAAGCTACAAAATCTTCCAAGCCTTACATCTTTCTCCTCTGCAGTTTTCACTGATTTTCCCATGTTGGCTAAATTTTCCATTGAGGATTGCCCTGAATTTCACACATTCATTTCCAAGTCTGAAGAGAACATTTTCACCACTATGCCATTGTCCCTCTTCAATGAAAAG GTTACATTCCCCAGCTTGAATTATGTGAAGATTGTAAGAATTGATAAAGTGAAGATGATATGGGATAATGAACATGTTACACCAGATTCTTTTTGCAAATTGGAAGAGGTAAAAGTTCGAAGTTGCAAGAATCTGATGAGGATTTTTCCATCTGGTATGCAGAGAAAACTCCACAATCTAACATGGTTAGACATAGATGACTGTGAAATGGTAGAAGAGGTATTTGAAATCCAAATGTCGAATGTTGAAGAACCAAATGACATAACAACGGCCACTCAGTTGAAACATATGGACTTGCGTCGTTTGTCAAACCTGAAATATGTGTGGAGTAAAGATCCTCAAGGAACTCTTACCTTCCCCAATCTAATAAAAGTGGTAACATATAAATGTCCAAGTCTGAAATCAATATTTCCACCTTCTGTTGCCAAAGAGCTTTTCCAACTTCATAAACTGCATATTCAAAATTGTGGGATAGAAGAAATTGTTGGTAAGGAGGAAGCACTGGAGACAGTACCACCTCGGTTTGTGTTCCCTCAATTGGAGGAAATGATGCTTTTAAATCTGCCCAACCTTGTGACGTTTTATCCAGGACTTCATGCCTCAAGTTGGCCTTCATTAAGAAAGCTAGATGTGAAGGATTGTATGGAAGTGAAGATTTTTGCTTTGGAGCTCTTCAACTTCAGAGTTGATAAAGTTCATTGTGATATTCCATTTCAGCAACCTTTATTTTTTGTGGAGAAG GTTGAACTACCCATTGTGATGATGATAAATCAATGCCAACTCAGTAATGCAGATTTCTTGGGCAAATTGGAAGAGATGAATGTGTATAACTGTAAAAGTCTAACAAAAATGTTTTCATCTAATATATCGAGAAGACTCCACAATCTAAGAAAGTTGGTTATATCTAATTGTGAAATGCTGGAAGTggtatttgaagttgaaatagcAAATGTTCATCAAGAAACCTCCAAGACAGCACCCCTTCATTTGAAGGAGTTGAAATTAGCACTGTTACCAAAACTGAAGCATGTTTGGAGCAAAGATCCCCAAGGAACTGTTAGCTTGCAAGACCTGCAGAGAGTTGATGCTTTGGAATGCCGAAGTCTGAAAAATCTCTTTCCACCGTCTGTTGCCAAAAATCTCGTTCAACTTCGAGAGCTATACATAACCAAGTGTGGGATACAGGAAATTGTTGCTGAGGAGGAAGGGTTAGAGGCAGCACCACATAAGTTTGTATTCCCTCAGTTGGAGGTAATGATTCTTGTAAATCTGCCCAACCTTGTGAGCTTTTATCCAGGTCTACATACCTCAAGTTGGCCTTCATTAAGAAAGATAGATGTGGTGGACTGTATTAAAGTGAAGGTTTTTGCTTCAGAGTTCAACTTCCAAGAAACACATGAGTTTGGCATTCATCAGGATAGCCCTTGGCCTTTATTTCTTGTGGAGCAG ACTCGAACACTGCAGGTTAGACTACCCAGTATGATGTTGATAAGTCATCAGAAACTCACTGCACATATCTTTGGAAAATTGGAAGAAATAATTGTGTGTAACTGCAAAAGTCTAACGAAGATGTTCTCATCTAATATACTAAGAAGTCTCCACAATCTGAGAAAGTTGTTCATAAGAAACTGTGAGATGATGGAAGAGGTATTTGAGATTGAAATAGCGAATGATCATCATCAACAAACATCTGAGACAACACCTATTCATTTGAAGGAAATGAGATTACAATTTTTACCAAAACTGAACCATGTTTGGAGCAAAGATCCCCAAGGAACTCTTACCTTCCAAGATCTGCTGAGAGTTGAAGCTCTAGGATGTAAGAGTCTGAAAAGTCTTTTTCCAGCTTCTGTTGCCCAAAATCTTCCCCAACTTCAAGGTCTACATGTAACAAACTGTGGAATAGAGCAAATTGTTGCTAAGGAGGAAGTACTATTAGATACCGTACCTTCTTTTGTTTTCCCTCAGCTTCAAAGTCTGACACTCCAGCATCTGCCTAATCTTGTGAGTTTCTACCCAGGACTGCATACCTTAAAGTGGCCTATGTTGAGATGGTTGCAAGTGGCTTATTTTATGAAAGTAAAGTATTTATCCTTAAATTCCCTAAGCTTCCAAGAGACATGTGGGCTGATTCATCAAGATATTTCATGCCAGGAACCCCTGTTTGCCATCGACAAG GTCACAATTGCTAGTCAATATGTAGACCAGGAGCGGCTGGTTGGTGATGAGGAAGAATGTGGAGGAACACTTTCACAGTTAAGTGGTTTAAGACTATATGATATGCCAAACTTGATGCATTTGAGGGATGAGAGTTCACAGCTGGGCAGAGGGTTTCAGAATTTGGTAGATTTAGACATTTTCAAATGTGGCAGATTAAAGAAATTAGTGTCTTCCTCTATGTCATTCCAAAATCTGATAAGTTTGAGAGTCTCACAATGCCATGGAATGCTAAGTTTACTAACTTCCCAAACAGCAAAAAGTATGGCACGGCTCGAAAGGTTGTCGATATGTGGTTGCAAAAGAATGACAGAAATAATTGCAGATACAGAAGAAAGTGATGATATGGAAGGTGAAATTGTGTTTGGTCGGTTGAAAACTTTGACACTTTATTACTTACCTAGCCTTTCAAGCTTCTATTCTGGGAAATATATGATTGGATTTCCAGATTTGGAAAGTGTATTTGTAAATAGGTGCTTTGAGATGCAAAGTTTCTCTAGACATGGTAACATAATTGCCAGCCCAAAACTTCACAAAGTGGTCCTGGATTATGATAAAACTGTGTCTACTTATAGTAGCTTAATAAATAGCACCATATCACACTACTGGAAGAGCCATCCTAGTACTGCATTACACAAACTTTTCAGACAAG AATGTGGACTATGA